The Candidatus Eisenbacteria bacterium genome contains the following window.
TGAAGCGGAGCTGGGGCGGCGAGGTTCAGAGCGTTTCCGTGCTGGTAGCGATTGGCGTTTCGTCGGATGGTTTCCGTGAGATTTTGGGCGTTTGCGAAGGAGCCAAGGAAGACAAGGCCAGCTGGTTGGAGTTTCTCCGGCACTTGAAATCCCGGGGCTTGTCGGGTGTCCGGCTTTTCATCAGTGACAAGTGCCTGGGTCTACTCGAAGCCTTGGGCGATTGTTATCCTGAGACGGACTGGCAGCGGTGCATCGTCCACTTCTATCGCAATGTTTTCAAAGTTGTCCCCAGGGGTCGTGTGCGTGAGGTGGCGGCCATGCTGAAGGCGATTCATGCCCAGGAAGACACTGAGGAGGCCCGCAAGAAGCCGCGACCGTGATCGCCAAGCTTGAGTCTCTTCAGTTGTCCAAAGCCGCTCAAATCGTGCGAGAGGGAATTGAGGAGACCTTAACGTATTACAAGTTTCCTCGGGAGCATTGGCGACGGATCCGGACCAACAATCCGATGGAACGGATCATGAAGGAAATCCGGAGGCGCACCCGAGTCGTCGGGGCGTTTCCCGACGGCAATTCAGCCTTGATGCTCGTCGCCGCTCGGCTTCGTCACATCGCCGGTACAAACTGGGGCTCGAGGAGGTATCTTGATATTGGCTTGATGAGTGAAACCAATGAATCCGCGGAGGAGAAGCTAGAAGTAAGTTAATTTGGAAAGGCACTGGATTTTGGGATCACAAACAAAAGTGCGAAAAATACTGGACACTACCCTACAAGCAAAATCAGATATTACTCCAGCCTCGTAATTGGGAAGTGATAAAGTATGGCATGGTTTTTGAGAGTTTCAAGTGCGCTACTATGTGAGGGATTGGCCAATTCGAATGACATCTTCCCGGCCTGCATGGCAGGACGGAATCATAGGGGGACGGCGCGACGTTAGACCTCGTCTGGCTAATCTGGCTTCTTGGTCCAATCCTCTTACAGAGTTTGCAATTTCTTATACAATAGAGCCCCCAGTGTGATACCAAGACTGGAGGGTACAAGCACACAAAAACCAAAAAGCCCGACAGCAGTCATAATTGTGCCACCTTCTACTGCTATATATCCCACGAACACATAGATCGCAGGATCGCTAATAAGATAAAGAGATATGCGACTCTCGAGCAACGGGAAGGAGAGGTATCCAAAGAGAAAACCCCCTACAATCATTGGAAAAGGGATAAAGAATAAAAAAACTATCCCCAAATGTCCCTCCGTCCAAGTGCCGCCCCTTGGTATTAATATCCACTCAATCAGATACAAAAGTAGAATTATTACTATGCCTGCAGCTGAACGAATTGCGATTCGCAGAGGTAAGGGCATGACGCTTTTCTTTCTTACCAATTTTGAAGCCTGCAATTCCAGCGTTCTGGTAACAGACGGGTATACTTGGCGCAAACCTCGATTCTTACTTTTTCTATTCAATGTCAGCATTTTCCCACAAAAGCCAGAAGCTGGCAATGGTTGTACTTTCTACAAGTCTCATCCGATCTAATATCATTGACTATCTCCTGGCCGATTCCACACTTTGAAATCGGCTCTATGATACCAGATTGAACAGCGTGACCTGAGAGATGGTCCCAGGAAATTGGACAGTATGCTAAGGTGGCTCCAAGCTCTCAATGAGGAGGGATGGAGCAATGAAGAAGCGACGGAAATTCTCAGCGGAATTTAAGGCCATGGTGGCCCTGGAAGCCCTATCAGGGGCTCATACTATGGCTGAGCTGTCCGCCAAGCACAAAGTCCACCCGAATATGATTGCCCAATGGAAGCGCATCGCCCAGGAGAGTCTGCCTGACGTGTTTTCCAAGAAGAGAGATCGAAATGACGCTTCTCGTGACGTAGAGGTCCAGGAGCTTCACGCCAAGATCGGCAAGCTGACGGTGGAAAATGATTTTTTAGCCAAGGCGTTCGGGCGTTAAGCCGGGATCGGAGAGTCGCCTTGATGAATTCAGAGGAGCCGAGGCTTAGTATACAGCGTCAATGCGAATTGGTAGGTCTTCCCCGATCATCCTTCTACCACCGAGCGAAGGGTGAGAATGCGGAGAATCTTGAGCTGATGCGCTTGATCGATGAGCAATACCTGAAGACTCCTTATTCCGGCTCACGGCAGATGGCGCGTCATTTCCGGCGACAGGGGCGTAAGGTCGGCCGGCATCGGGTTCGGCGTCTCATGCGCAAGATGGGTCTTTCAGCGGTCTACCAGAAGCCCCGGACATCCAAGCCAAATCCGGAGCACAAGATCTATCCGTATTTGCTTCGTGGGCTTGAGATCGACCGGCCGAATCAGGTTTGGTGTGCCGACATCACTTACATCCGGATGAACCGGGGATTTATGTATTTGGTAGCCGTCATGGATTGGTCGACTCGGGCGGTTCTTTCTTGGCGATTATCGAACACCTTGGACACGAGGTTTTGTGTGGAGGCTTTACGGGAAGCTTTGGCCCGATACGGGACACCGGAGATTTTCAACACAGATCAAGGGAGTCAATTCACCGATGAGGATTTCACCGGCGAACTCAAGAAGGCCGGCTGCAAGATTTCCATGGATGGCAAAGGCCGCTGGATGGACAACGTATTCATCGAGCGCCTATGTCGGTCTTTGAAATACGAGTGCGTTTATTTGCAGGATTGGGAAGACGGCCTGGAAGCCGGAGAGGGAATTGAAAACTGGATGACTCACTACAACGACCATCGACCCCACTCCGCCTTTGATGACAAGACACCGATGGAGGTGTATTGTGAAATAATGGCGGCGTGATCAACAGGCGGGAGTCCACCTTAACCAAGAGGAAAGACTGTCCAACAAATCAGGACCACCTAGCATATCCCACGATCAACTCATCGGGGATATCGAAGTCCACTTTGTCCCCTGGACAAAGAACGATAGAATTTCCATCGATGATATTTTCCCAAGGAAGTGATTCCAAAATGGGATCATCCCAAACTAGGTTTTCCAGGCCCAGCGGCATTAATGAAACGGCCCATTGAAGCTCTTCGATTTCTATACAATCGGGACA
Protein-coding sequences here:
- a CDS encoding IS3 family transposase (programmed frameshift), which produces MKKRRKFSAEFKAMVALEALSGAHTMAELSAKHKVHPNMIAQWKRIAQESLPDVFSKKRDRNDASRDVEVQELHAKIGKLTVENDFLGQGVRALSRDRRVALMNSEEPRLSIQRQCELVGLPRSSFYHRAKGENAENLELMRLIDEQYLKTPYSGSRQMARHFRRQGRKVGRHRVRRLMRKMGLSAVYQKPRTSKPNPEHKIYPYLLRGLEIDRPNQVWCADITYIRMNRGFMYLVAVMDWSTRAVLSWRLSNTLDTRFCVEALREALARYGTPEIFNTDQGSQFTDEDFTGELKKAGCKISMDGKGRWMDNVFIERLCRSLKYECVYLQDWEDGLEAGEGIENWMTHYNDHRPHSAFDDKTPMEVYCEIMAA